A window of the Desulfobacula toluolica Tol2 genome harbors these coding sequences:
- a CDS encoding TIGR04283 family arsenosugar biosynthesis glycosyltransferase: MKTDISIIIPVLNEQEGINQAIENIYQQDFSGTLEVIVVDGGKNGSTICCVKNKDVITVVSPPGRGRQMNSGARMASGNILLFLHCDTSLPEGGLNAVQTVMENLSVKAGAFDLSIDGRDFFYRMVEKTASLRSRITRIPYGDQAVFIRKNYFFDIGQYREIPIMEDVDLMVRIKQDKGRLKFINIRTSTSSRRWEQEGRIYGTLRNWAILTLFFLGVKPEKLAGVYKIKGSNKGGLTDLKSVNPPKIKIDSSD, encoded by the coding sequence ATGAAGACGGATATATCAATTATCATACCTGTGTTAAATGAGCAGGAAGGTATAAACCAAGCCATAGAAAATATTTATCAGCAGGACTTTTCAGGAACATTGGAAGTGATTGTGGTGGATGGAGGCAAAAATGGCAGTACGATTTGTTGCGTTAAAAACAAAGATGTCATAACTGTTGTTTCTCCTCCGGGGAGAGGGCGCCAGATGAATTCTGGTGCAAGAATGGCTTCCGGGAACATTCTTTTGTTTCTTCACTGCGATACAAGTCTGCCGGAAGGCGGTCTGAATGCCGTGCAAACAGTGATGGAAAATTTGTCTGTAAAAGCAGGTGCCTTTGATCTGTCAATTGACGGCAGGGATTTTTTTTACAGGATGGTTGAAAAAACAGCTTCCCTTCGTTCCCGTATCACAAGGATTCCCTATGGTGACCAGGCTGTTTTTATCAGGAAAAATTATTTTTTCGACATCGGGCAATATCGTGAAATTCCCATTATGGAAGATGTTGATCTGATGGTAAGAATCAAACAAGACAAAGGCAGATTAAAATTTATAAACATCCGGACATCCACATCATCAAGGCGATGGGAGCAGGAAGGAAGGATTTACGGAACCCTTAGAAACTGGGCGATTTTAACCTTGTTTTTTTTAGGTGTCAAACCTGAAAAACTGGCAGGTGTTTATAAAATTAAGGGGAGCAATAAGGGAGGGTTGACAGATTTGAAATCTGTCAACCCTCCCAAGATCAAGATAGATTCATCAGATTAG
- a CDS encoding adenosine kinase produces MPENRRTRITGIGSALVDILINESDQFLKTLEKEKGGMTLVGDKDIQQILAETNQTPFVVPGGAACNTIVGIGNLGGDARFIGRRGDDEFGQTFEQQMVDCNVEPLVSISGSPTGKVLSVITPDAQRSMFTFLGASTELDPNSITPDMFQDTAISMIEGYLLFNRDLMIAALTAAKAAGSLVALDLASFEVVNASGDILEDIIKDFVDILIANEDEAKAYTGFDDEQKAVEKLSQGVSYGVLKVGERGSYVSHHNDIIRIDAIKGKAPVDTTGAGDLWAAGFLFGIAHGFSIEKSGQIASACGYEACQVMGAQLPEEVWSRIKKLI; encoded by the coding sequence ATGCCGGAAAACAGACGAACGAGAATCACAGGAATCGGATCTGCCTTGGTTGATATTTTAATCAATGAATCCGATCAATTTTTAAAAACACTTGAAAAAGAAAAAGGCGGAATGACCCTTGTGGGGGATAAGGATATCCAGCAGATATTAGCTGAAACAAACCAAACCCCTTTTGTTGTTCCAGGTGGTGCGGCGTGCAATACCATTGTCGGGATAGGCAACCTTGGCGGTGATGCCAGGTTTATCGGCAGAAGAGGAGATGATGAGTTCGGCCAAACATTTGAACAACAGATGGTCGACTGCAATGTTGAACCCCTTGTTTCAATCTCCGGTTCTCCGACAGGCAAGGTCTTATCGGTTATAACACCGGATGCTCAAAGGTCAATGTTCACTTTTCTGGGTGCATCCACAGAGCTTGACCCAAACTCAATCACGCCGGATATGTTTCAAGATACTGCCATCTCCATGATTGAAGGTTATCTTTTATTCAACAGGGACTTAATGATAGCTGCACTAACGGCTGCCAAAGCGGCAGGATCTCTGGTCGCTCTGGACCTGGCAAGTTTTGAAGTGGTCAATGCATCAGGCGATATTCTCGAAGATATCATAAAAGACTTTGTTGATATCCTTATTGCCAATGAAGATGAGGCAAAAGCATATACCGGATTTGATGACGAACAAAAAGCCGTTGAAAAATTATCCCAGGGAGTATCCTATGGGGTATTGAAAGTTGGAGAAAGAGGCAGTTATGTCTCGCACCATAACGATATCATACGAATTGATGCCATCAAAGGAAAAGCCCCTGTTGATACAACAGGAGCAGGAGATCTCTGGGCTGCGGGATTTCTTTTTGGCATTGCCCATGGATTTTCCATTGAAAAAAGCGGACAGATCGCTTCCGCATGCGGCTATGAGGCCTGCCAGGTCATGGGTGCCCAGCTTCCAGAAGAGGTCTGGTCAAGAATAAAAAAACTGATCTAA